Within Alcaligenes sp. SDU_A2, the genomic segment CCCAGGCCGACCCACCAGCGTGGTGTTAATTGATGGGACAGGTAGATATTGGGCACGGCGGCCCATTTGCCGGCGTCTCCGCCTTCGTTGCCGGTGGCGGGACGGGATGCTCCGCGTGTTATGCCCAGCGGCAGGGTGCTGCCGTCGTCGGAAAATTTGAAGGTGGGTTTGATGGCGTTCAGGCCGGTCGAGAAGTTGCCGCCTGGCAGCAGGGCCATGCCGGCTGGATTGAAGTAGATGGTGCTGGCGTTATCGGCAATGGCCGCCGAGCCGGCGTAGGCATTGCCCAGGCCGCTGGCATTCTGTTCGAGCAGGTTAAAGCCTGCCGCGTGGGCCTGGCCGGCACCCAGTGCCATGAGCAGGGCGGGAATTGTTCGTAAAGCAACAACCGTCTTTTTCATGTGTCTTCTCCAGTCTTGGTGGCAGGGCACGTGGGGCATTTTTAAAACGCCCGTTTGTTTTTCTATGGTGCATGACCTAGGCCATTCGGCGTATAGGTACTTATGCCAATCCGTGCTAGGAGTGTTGTTTCTGCGCCGCTTTGTAATGCAGGGGGCCTCCTAGAAAAGGAGCGAAACCTGTGCCGAAGATCACGCCTGCGTCGGCCAGGTCCTCGTCGCTGACGACGCCGATATGAACTTGTTCGCGGGTTTTGGCGATAAGCGGACGGATCAGTCGCTCGGCCAGCTCGGGCGGCACGGTGGCGGCGTCGGGTTTGCGAGCCTTGCCGTCTTTCCAGGTGTAAAAGCCTTGCCCGCTCTTGCGCCCCAGTTCTTGGTGGTCCAGGTGCTGTTTCAGGCAGGTGGGCAAGGGGGTATCGGCGCTCAGTTGCATGCCGGCATCGCGGGCGATGTCCAGCCCGACGGTATCGGCCAGTTCCAATGGTCCCATTGGCATGCCGAATTGCTCCATGGCTTTGTCGACGGTGGCGGGGGACAGGCCTTCGTCCACGCAGCGCATCGCCTCCAGCATGTAAGGAGCCAGAACGGCGTTGACCAAGAAGCCGGGGCTGTCTTTGACCGGCAGCGGCAATTTTCCGATCTGGTGTACAAAAGCGTAGGCGGCGCTGCGCACATCGGGTGCCAACCGCGTGCTTTCCACCACTTCGACCAATGGCATGCGCGCAACCGGATTAAAAAAATGGATGCCCACCAGCCGGTCCGGCTGCAACAGGCTGCGACCCAGCTCGGTCAGCGACAGGCTGGATGTATTGGTGGCCAGGATCGCACCTGGTTTGAGCCGGGGTTCCAGGGCGGCGTACAGGGCTTGTTTGGCGTCGATATTCTCGAAGATGGCCTCCAGTACGAGGTCGGCGTGCGGCACGCCGTGGCCTTCGGGGTCTGGGATCAGCCGGTCCAGCGCGGCTTGTATCAGCCTGCGGTCTTTCAGGCGGCGTTGAAACAGGACGGCGGCGCGCCCTTGCGCCTGGGCGATGCGGTCGCGGTCCTGGTCTTGCAGGGTGACGGTCATGCCTTTCAGGGCGCACAGGGCCGCAATATCTCCGCCCATGACTCCCGCCCCCACTACGTGCAGTCTGGCAATGTCCGCCGCTGTGGTGCGTTTGCCTATGCTTTTCAGCCGTTCTTGCAGATGAAAGACACGCAGCAGATTTTGTGCCGTATCGGATTGGGTCAGGCGTTCGATCAGTTCGGGGGCCTTCAGGGCATTGCCATTGTGCTTTGCCCAGACGTCCAGAATGGCGCGCGGCGCGAGGTAATGGTGATAGGGGTCGCGCCGGTCTATTTGTTTGCTTACTTGGCGGGCCACCAGGGGGCGTAGCCAGGTCTGGTTGAGCAGGGCGGGAATACCGCGTGCCTTGCGTGCCGGTTTGCCGCTGAGGACGTGTTGGGCAGCGGCCTGCATGGCCAGCCGTGTCGGCACGCGCGCATCGGCCAGGCCAAGGCTGACGGCTTTGCGGGCGTCCACCGCTTTGCCGCTGAGCATCAGGTCTATGGCGGCAGCGGGACCGATCAGGCGGGGCAGACGCATCATCCCGCCCCAGCCGGGGAAGATGCCCAGTATGACCTCGGGCAGCGCCAGGCGTGTGTCGGGCACATCCACGACCAGACGGTAGCGGCAGGCCAGCGCCAGTTCCAGGCCGCCACCCAGGCAATGCCCCTGGATCAAGGCCAGCGTGGGATAGGGCAGCTTGGCTAGTTTGTTGAACAGCCGCCAGCCGCGTGTGACCAGGGCCTGTCCTTTTTGTGCGTTATCCAGTTCGGCAAATTCGTCAATGTCGGCACCGGCAATAAAGCCGGCTGGCTTGCCGGAGTAGATCACCAGTCCGTTAGGCACCTGGCTGTTCAGATAATCCAAGACGCGCGCCAGCTCCTGGAGCACGTCGGCCGACAAGCGGTTCACCGCGCTGCCGGCGCAGTCAATTTTTAACCAGGCAATATGCTGTTCGTCGGTGGACAGGGCGAAATTCTGCAGTTCGAGCGAGGCGACGGGGATCATGATTGGGCTCCTTGCAGCGATTCGATGAGCATGGCACCGCCTTGGCCGCCGCCGATGCAGATGGCGGCCAGTCCCAGACGCAGATTGCGCCGGCGCAGTGCCTGAAGGCAGTGCAATACGATGCGGGCACCGGATGCGCCCACCGGATGGCCGATGGCGATGGCTCCGCCATCCACATTCAGTTTGTCCATATCCAGCAGGCCCAGCGCATCGCGCCCCAGATGCTGGCGGCACCAGGTGTCGTCGTTCCAGGCGGCGCGGCAGGCCAGAACCTGGGCGGCAAAGGCTTCGTTGATTTCCCATAGATCGGGGGCGTTCAGGCCTAGCCGGTTGCGCTCCAGAATGGGTGTGGCGGCAAACACCGGGCCCAGGCCCATGGTGGCCGGGTCCAGTCCGGCCCATTGCGTATCCAGAATACGGCCTATGGGTTCGAGTTTGTGTTCGTGTATGGCGGCTTCGCTGGCCAGGATCAGCAGCGCGGCACCGTCGGTGACCTGGGAACTGTTGCCGGCGGTGACATTGCCCCAGGGCGGATCGAACACGGGGCGCAGTTTGGCCAGTTTGT encodes:
- a CDS encoding 3-hydroxyacyl-CoA dehydrogenase NAD-binding domain-containing protein encodes the protein MIPVASLELQNFALSTDEQHIAWLKIDCAGSAVNRLSADVLQELARVLDYLNSQVPNGLVIYSGKPAGFIAGADIDEFAELDNAQKGQALVTRGWRLFNKLAKLPYPTLALIQGHCLGGGLELALACRYRLVVDVPDTRLALPEVILGIFPGWGGMMRLPRLIGPAAAIDLMLSGKAVDARKAVSLGLADARVPTRLAMQAAAQHVLSGKPARKARGIPALLNQTWLRPLVARQVSKQIDRRDPYHHYLAPRAILDVWAKHNGNALKAPELIERLTQSDTAQNLLRVFHLQERLKSIGKRTTAADIARLHVVGAGVMGGDIAALCALKGMTVTLQDQDRDRIAQAQGRAAVLFQRRLKDRRLIQAALDRLIPDPEGHGVPHADLVLEAIFENIDAKQALYAALEPRLKPGAILATNTSSLSLTELGRSLLQPDRLVGIHFFNPVARMPLVEVVESTRLAPDVRSAAYAFVHQIGKLPLPVKDSPGFLVNAVLAPYMLEAMRCVDEGLSPATVDKAMEQFGMPMGPLELADTVGLDIARDAGMQLSADTPLPTCLKQHLDHQELGRKSGQGFYTWKDGKARKPDAATVPPELAERLIRPLIAKTREQVHIGVVSDEDLADAGVIFGTGFAPFLGGPLHYKAAQKQHS